A window of Elgaria multicarinata webbii isolate HBS135686 ecotype San Diego chromosome 2, rElgMul1.1.pri, whole genome shotgun sequence contains these coding sequences:
- the TCP11L1 gene encoding T-complex protein 11-like protein 1 isoform X2, whose translation MSQEPNMSGTSEEKSSDSEDNQQDSLENTEQSVRKKIRQNIPSPSRGNTLEASPPQFVSVEELMETAKGVTNMVLAHEIVVDGGFQIKPADLPENSLEKRVRDIVHKAFWNSLETQLKEDPPSYDHAIKLVGEIKETLLSFLLPGHTRLRNQITEALDLELIKQEAENGALDISKLAEFITGMMGTLCAPARDEEIKKLKDIHEIVPLFRAIFSVLDLMKMDMANFAVSSIRPHLMQQSVEYERKKFQELHEKQPNSLDFVTKWLQEATDDLRSKLVPAIDDGAASTSSVPALSPVAVQNHAYLKLLRWNHLQKPFPETVLMDQSRFQEMQLELDQLILTGAILLVTFNAAGTALSGLPGFTDKLKMIIQVLLTGLHLPSFNLSEALAVVSEKICAEVNSCLSQHGFTPFTPEKETVLKGQIQAVANPGNTVCKLIDSRIQSFLESYLASGHQKPVPAIPGGLGPIQRELEEIAVKYVRLVDYNKMVFSPYYDVILSEILNKEESP comes from the exons CTAGTCCCCCTCAGTTTGTGTCAGTGGAGGAGCTGATGGAAACAGCCAAAGGCGTAACTAACATGGTATTAGCCCATGAAATTGTTGTCGATGGAGGCTTCCAGATTAAGCCAGCTGATTTGCCAGAAAACAG CCTTGAAAAAAGAGTAAGAGATATTGTCCACAAAGCTTTTTGGAATTCCCTGGAAACCCAATTAAAAGAAGATCCACCATCATACGACCATGCAATTAAACTTGTGGGAGAGATCAAAGAG ACTCTCTTGTCTTTTTTGCTACCTGGCCATACTAGATTAAGAAATCAGATTACTGAAGCTCTCGACCTGGAGCTGATAAAGCAGGAAGCAGAGAATGGAGCCCTTGATATTTCTAAGCTGGCAGAATTCATCACTGGAATGATGGGGACCCTTTGTGCTCCAGCTAGAGATGAGGAAATTAAGAAGCTGAAGGACATTCATGAAATTGTTCCCCTGTTCAG GGCAATTTTCTCTGTGTTGGACTTGATGAAAATGGACATGGCTAATTTTGCTGTCAGTAGCATTAGGCCACATTTAATGCAGCAGTCAGTTGAATATGAAAGGAAGAAGTTTCAGGAACTCCATGAGAAACAGCCAA ATTCCTTAGATTTTGTCACTAAGTGGCTGCAAGAAGCTACAGATGACCTGAGATCAAAACTTGTACCTGCTATTGATGATGGTGCCGCATCTACCAGTAGCGTTCCTGCACTGTCTCCTGTAGCTGTACAGAATCATGCATATCTTAAACTGCTGAGATGGAATCATCTACAAAAGCCTTTCCCAGAG ACTGTGCTAATGGACCAAAGCCGCTTCCAGGAAATGCAGCTGGAACTAGACCAGCTGATCTTAACTGGTGCTATTCTTCTGGTAACGTTCAATGCTGCAGGCACAGCGCTTTCAGGTCTGCCAGGCTTTACCGACAAGCTCAAAATGATCATCCAGGTACTGCTGACAGGGCTACATCTTCC TTCCTTCAATTTGAGTGAAGCTTTGGCTGTCGTAAGTGAAAAAATCTGTGCTGAAGTTAATAgttgcctttcccaacatggatTCACACCTTTCACGCCTGAGAAAGAAACTGTGCTTAAAGGACAGATCCAGGCTGTGGCCAATCCTGGTAACACTGTATGCAAACTGATAG ATTCAAGAATTCAGTCATTTTTGGAGAGTTACCTTGCTTCTGGTCATCAAAAACCCGTCCCTGCTATTCCTGGTGGACTAGGCCCTATTCAGAGAGAGCTGGAGGAAATTGCTGTCAAGTACGTCCGCCTTGTCGACTACAACAAGATGGTCTTCAGTCCTTATTACGATGTCATTCTCAGCGAAATACTGAATAAAGAAGAATCACCTTAG
- the TCP11L1 gene encoding T-complex protein 11-like protein 1 isoform X1, with protein sequence MSQEPNMSGTSEEKSSDSEDNQQDSLENTEQSVRKKIRQNIPSPSRGNTLEAASPPQFVSVEELMETAKGVTNMVLAHEIVVDGGFQIKPADLPENSLEKRVRDIVHKAFWNSLETQLKEDPPSYDHAIKLVGEIKETLLSFLLPGHTRLRNQITEALDLELIKQEAENGALDISKLAEFITGMMGTLCAPARDEEIKKLKDIHEIVPLFRAIFSVLDLMKMDMANFAVSSIRPHLMQQSVEYERKKFQELHEKQPNSLDFVTKWLQEATDDLRSKLVPAIDDGAASTSSVPALSPVAVQNHAYLKLLRWNHLQKPFPETVLMDQSRFQEMQLELDQLILTGAILLVTFNAAGTALSGLPGFTDKLKMIIQVLLTGLHLPSFNLSEALAVVSEKICAEVNSCLSQHGFTPFTPEKETVLKGQIQAVANPGNTVCKLIDSRIQSFLESYLASGHQKPVPAIPGGLGPIQRELEEIAVKYVRLVDYNKMVFSPYYDVILSEILNKEESP encoded by the exons CAGCTAGTCCCCCTCAGTTTGTGTCAGTGGAGGAGCTGATGGAAACAGCCAAAGGCGTAACTAACATGGTATTAGCCCATGAAATTGTTGTCGATGGAGGCTTCCAGATTAAGCCAGCTGATTTGCCAGAAAACAG CCTTGAAAAAAGAGTAAGAGATATTGTCCACAAAGCTTTTTGGAATTCCCTGGAAACCCAATTAAAAGAAGATCCACCATCATACGACCATGCAATTAAACTTGTGGGAGAGATCAAAGAG ACTCTCTTGTCTTTTTTGCTACCTGGCCATACTAGATTAAGAAATCAGATTACTGAAGCTCTCGACCTGGAGCTGATAAAGCAGGAAGCAGAGAATGGAGCCCTTGATATTTCTAAGCTGGCAGAATTCATCACTGGAATGATGGGGACCCTTTGTGCTCCAGCTAGAGATGAGGAAATTAAGAAGCTGAAGGACATTCATGAAATTGTTCCCCTGTTCAG GGCAATTTTCTCTGTGTTGGACTTGATGAAAATGGACATGGCTAATTTTGCTGTCAGTAGCATTAGGCCACATTTAATGCAGCAGTCAGTTGAATATGAAAGGAAGAAGTTTCAGGAACTCCATGAGAAACAGCCAA ATTCCTTAGATTTTGTCACTAAGTGGCTGCAAGAAGCTACAGATGACCTGAGATCAAAACTTGTACCTGCTATTGATGATGGTGCCGCATCTACCAGTAGCGTTCCTGCACTGTCTCCTGTAGCTGTACAGAATCATGCATATCTTAAACTGCTGAGATGGAATCATCTACAAAAGCCTTTCCCAGAG ACTGTGCTAATGGACCAAAGCCGCTTCCAGGAAATGCAGCTGGAACTAGACCAGCTGATCTTAACTGGTGCTATTCTTCTGGTAACGTTCAATGCTGCAGGCACAGCGCTTTCAGGTCTGCCAGGCTTTACCGACAAGCTCAAAATGATCATCCAGGTACTGCTGACAGGGCTACATCTTCC TTCCTTCAATTTGAGTGAAGCTTTGGCTGTCGTAAGTGAAAAAATCTGTGCTGAAGTTAATAgttgcctttcccaacatggatTCACACCTTTCACGCCTGAGAAAGAAACTGTGCTTAAAGGACAGATCCAGGCTGTGGCCAATCCTGGTAACACTGTATGCAAACTGATAG ATTCAAGAATTCAGTCATTTTTGGAGAGTTACCTTGCTTCTGGTCATCAAAAACCCGTCCCTGCTATTCCTGGTGGACTAGGCCCTATTCAGAGAGAGCTGGAGGAAATTGCTGTCAAGTACGTCCGCCTTGTCGACTACAACAAGATGGTCTTCAGTCCTTATTACGATGTCATTCTCAGCGAAATACTGAATAAAGAAGAATCACCTTAG